The Candidatus Omnitrophota bacterium genomic interval TCTTGCCATGGCGACCACACGCTTCGCGTCATGTAACCCCGACAGAGTAGGCTCCGTGACCACAATAGCCGCGTTCGCTCCGGAAAGGGACGCGATCACCGGGCACCCGATGCCGGGAGAACCATCCACTATGACCCATTCATGCCCATCTTTTTCAGCGATCTCTTTTGCTTTGCCCTTGACCAGGCTTACAAGCTTACCCGAGTTCTCTTCGGCTATGCCCAACCTGGCATGGACCATAGGACCAAACCTCGTATCCGAGACGAACCACTCGCCCGTTACGTTCTCTTTCATCTCAATGGCTTTTTCCGGGCAGATAAAAGAACAGAAAGCGCATCCTTCGCACGAAATGGGGTCGACCTTAAAATCGGCAGTTACTGCCCTAAACCTGCATATGCCCCGGCACAAACCGCATTTCACGCATTTCTCCGGGTTTATCTCCGCGGTTTTCCCGCTCTTGAACATGCCATTCTGCCTTGTTGCCGGATCAAGCAATAGATGAAGGTCGGCCGCGTCAACATCACAATCCACCATGACCTTGCTCCGCGCGATAGCGGCAAAAGACGCGGTTATGACGGTCTTCCCAGTACCCCCTTTTCCACTTATGACAACTACCTGCTTCATCTCGACATCTCTTCCTCAAGTTTTTTCACCAAACCGGCGAATTCGTCCCTATACTCAGGGAACGCTTCCACAATGGATATCCCCCTGGAATATTCAGCCGCTATCTCTTTACTGAACGGGATCTTCATGAGCACAGGTATCCCCTCTTGCGCGCAATATTCCTCCGTTCTTTCGTCACCCAAACCATGGCGGTTTATGACCACACCGAACGGTATGTCCATTTTCTTTATGACTTCCACGGTCAGCCTGAGGTCGTGTAGACCGAAAGGCGTGGGTTCTGTGACCAATACACAGGCATCAGACCCGTGTATGGCCGTTATAACAGGGCAAGTGGTCCCCGGCGGAGCATCGACAATGACCGTCCTCCCCTTATTAAGCTTGTGCTTCACGGCCCGTATCACGGGAGGCGACATGGCTTCACCTATATTCATCCTGCCATGCACGAATTCGAGCTCTCCACGATACCCGACCTCGACAACGCCAACCTTTCTTTTCTCTTCTTTGATGGCGTTCTCGGGGCAAAAATACCTGCATGACCCGCAACCGTGGCAGAGTTCCCGGAACACAAGTGCCCTGCCCGCGGTTCTACCTGAACCAGGAAGAACTGCTATGGCATTATACGCGCATACTTCAGCGCATCTGCCGCATAACGTACATATATCCTCATCGATCCTGGGCACATAAATGAACACATCTTCCGTTCTTTTTATATCAGGTTTGATAAAAATATGGGCGTTGGGTTCCTCCGCGTCGCAATCCAAAAGCTGCACCGGTCCCGGGAGGGATAGGGCCAAGGCCGTACTTACCGTGGTCTTCCCTGTTCCGCCCTTACCGCTGGCGACGGATATTATCATTGTCCTTCCTCTTTTTGCGTACCGAAATGCGGCTCCACACTGGGACCGGCGGATGTCTTCGTTCTTCCGGCCTTATAAGCGCCTATAGCGTCCTCTACGGTCCCGGAAACCCCCGTTATCACCTCTATGCCCGAAGCGGACAATGTTTGAAAAGCGTTGGGACCCACATTACCGGTAAGCACAGCCTTTACTTTCTGTTGGGCCATATACTGTCCGGCCCTTATACCCACGCCTCCAGTTCCGTCCCTGTCGCTGTTCTCGACAAATTCTTTTTCACCCGACTCGGTATCAAATATCAAAAAATACCCGCATCTTCCGAACCTGGGGTCTACACGCGAATCCAGGCTGTCTTTTTCCGCCGTGATACATATCCTCATTTTCCTCTCCTCGCTTCAATGCCCGTCACCATGATCACATACCGTTTTATCCAATCCGTATCCCTTTCCCGCTCCGGGCTTACAGGAACTGTCCCCTCCATGGAGCTTACCCTTTGCCATTTCTAGCATAACTTCATCGATCGCCCCGTTCACTCCTACAATTACCTGTATACCTCTCTCGGAAAAAAGTTGTATGGCCCTCTGCCCCATACCTCCGGCAATTATGCATTCAACGCCTTTTCCGCCCAGGAATTCCGGGAGAAACCCCGGATGATGCCCCGGGTTCGATATCACTTCTTTAACGCCAACCTTGCCTTCTTGTATATCAACTATCGTGAACGAAGGACATCGGCCGAAATGCTCGGATACGACCTCTCCGTCCGTGGAAATAGCGATCTTCATGTCTTCCCCCATTCTTCTGTCTATTACTGTTCGTCGCTCTTTTCCAGTTCGGCTATACGCGCGCGGATATCCCCGAGCTGCGCTTCAAGCGCCTCCGCTTCCGCCTTGAGCATGCCCTTTTCCTCCCGGGCCGTCACATGTCCGGCTGGATACCCATAATATCCGGCCCTCTGCCATCCCGTAAGTCCTGTCGCGTAGTATCGATTCCTCCGCCCGCGACCACCGCGGCCTCTTATTCCCATTCCTCCGCCCGCGACCACCGGACGATCTGAAGGCATTACGCAATAGCCCCTGCCCCCGCCTGTCATCGGCCCCACACCAGCGGGACCCGTTCCGTCAAAACCTGGCATAGTACTCACCTCCTCTTTCCATCTTTATCCTTACACTTATCGCAAAGACCGTAAAACTGTATAAGATGGCCTTTTATCTCAAACCTGTATTTTTTCGAAAGACCTTTTTCCGCCCGTTCCAGGAACTCTATCTCATCATCGACGAATTCCGAATAATCTATCACCCTCCTGCACCCTGTACACACAAGATGATGATGATGTTTTGTTCCCGCCCCATTAACGGATTCATAACGCGCCCGTCCGTCCCCAAAATCGAACTTTGACAATAACCCCATGTCTGTAAGGACCTCCAGCGTCCTGTAAACAGTGGTAAGCCCTATCTGAGGACACATCTCGTGGACTTTCATATATATGTCTTCCGCGCTCAAATGCCCGGGCGTACACTGCAATACATCTATTATCGCTTTACGCGGAGCGGTGAACCTGTACCCGCACCCCCTGAACCTATGGCCCCAATTCTCCCCGCATCTTCCCGCTCTTCCCGCTCTTCCCTGCATATATTGCCTTCCTTGTTTATTGAAAATGGTTTTCATTATCAATTATACCTGACAAAACTGTTTTAGTCAATAAAAAACCGACCGATCTATATCAATACCGGTAAACAACAGATCTTGGAAAAAGTACTGAAGGAATATGCTATACAGCCGCGCGAGCGCGTTCCCGACAGTACTCTAGCGGACCGACTCGGTAACGCCCCTCTTTTATCAGAAGACTACATATGACATCGCCTTTTTAAGGATCCTTGTCTGCCTGCCCAGGTCCTCGATCGAGCGTATCTTAAGCCCACACTTACGCGCCTCCCGTATCTTCTCGACCGTTACCTCCCCAAATCCCGGCACGCGAAGAAGCCTGGACACCTCGTCCCGGTTAACATCCACGGGGAAGAACTCGGGATGCGCTTTAGCCCAGGCCTCCTTGGGATCGCACTCGAGAGAGAGCTTCCCCCCGGATCCGAACGGTATTTCGTCGGCGGTAAAACCGTATTTGCGCATAAGCCAGTCAACCTGGTAAAGCCTGTGCTCCCGCGTCAACAGATCGGCGTTGCTTCCGCCCGACACCTCTCCCGGAAGGTCCGACGCGCCCGCTCCGCGCTGGTACGCGCTAAAATACACTCGACAAAGACCCAGGTTCCTGTAAAGCCCCCATGACGCCTTGACTATTTCCTCGTCCGTATCGGAAGCCGCGCCGACAACGAATTGTGTCGTCTGTTTTACCCGCGAGAACTCTCCTCCTCTGGCTGTAAGACGGCTAATAAGCTTCAAGGGACGCACTATATCATTCTTAAAATCCTTTGTCGTACTGAGTTCCCGGAACCTGGCCGCCGTAGCGGTCTCAACATTTATCGACACCGCCGTAGCGAGGGACAGGCTCCGGCGCACAGCCGCGTCTGACGCCCCGGGTATGATCTTCAGGTGTATATATCCCCTGAATCCACTACGTCGCAGGGCCCCGGCGGTCCTGTTGATGCCATCCATCACAGCGTCGGGCTTTCCTCCTACACCGCTTGACAGGAAAAGTCCGCTCACCTTGCGCGCCCTGTAATATGAAAGGAACGTCCGGGCCAGTTCTTCCGGAACGAGGCCGCACCTGGGGACATCTCTACCCGCCCTTAGAGGACAGTACTTGCAATTATTAACGCATTCGTTGGAAAGGAGCGTTTTGAACAAAAATGTCCGTCGCCCGTCGGGGAACGTGACCGGATATATCCACTTATCGGTCTCTGAACGTTTACGATGTTCGTCCTGTCGCGTAGCGCACGCGCAAGCCAGGTCATATCGCGAATCCCTTGAAAGGACCCTGAGCTTCTCATTCGTATCCATCGTTTTCTTTATCATCACCATACAGGCCCTCTTACGCCCCCCGCAGGTCTCTCACCATTTCGTCTTCAGTCACCCCTGATCGCCTATTACTCGAACATTTTCACGGCCCAGGTATACATAGCTAATATAACTAACCACCACACATAGTGGGCTATAACCCGAAGGGTTATTGAAAGGCCGGATATACACCGGAGATACGACAACCTTACCATGTCCTGTTTTTTCGTCGTATGATGAGCGATGTGGCGTGAGCGAGTTCCGCAGACCAAGGGCTGACCGAAAGTCGAGGACTGTTTGAGCTGTAGCCACATCCCGGATCATACTTCTTATCTATAATAGATAAGATCTTTTACAGGTTTAGCTGGGGCTGAACCTGCCCTCTTAAAACAAAAAACCTTCGGCGGATCGCTAACCCGCCGAAGGTTTTACTTTTTTACCGTCCAGGTTCCCCCTTCGAACTCAGGACCTTCCAGCAATGTCTATCAAAGTTTACCCCTGAACAGCTCCTTTGTCAAATACCGTTGCCATGCCAGTGAGTTACTTTACGGAAACTATCTTTACCTCGAACAAGAGGTCTTTACCCGCCAACGGATGGTTAAAATCTATGACCACGACATCATCCCTGACCTCCGATATCCTTACGGGCACCACCCCGCCATCCTGCTGCTCGGCCTGGAGCATTATACCGGCCGCGGGTTCCATGCCCTCGGGAAGCCTCGAACGCGGTATTTCCCGGAAAGCCTCGCCCCTGATCTCCCCATACGCTTCCGCCGAAGGGACCGTAATCTTTCTCTCTTCGCCCGTCCTCATACCTTCCATCCTTTTGGTAAGCCCCGGGATAAGCCCGCTTTCCCCCTGAACATACTCAAGCGGCTCCTTGCCCCTGGAAGTATCGACCACCTCTCCATCAACAGTCAAGGTATAATCGAACGTTACCGTTCTCCCTTTTTCCACCGTCATATCTCCCCCTTCCGCGTTGGCGCATCCATAGATGCTGCTTATAGTGATAACTACCGATAGCAGGCGTATCAAGCGCCCCATACATATCCTCCACTCATCGACAAAAAAAAAGACCGCAAGTCCAGATGTCTCGAACCTGCGGTCCTGTGTATCCAAGCTTTCCTGCCGGCGCCCGCTAACACCGCGCCACGTCCTTTATTCCATGCTACACCCGGCCGTAACGATTGTCAAACGTTTTGCGGCCGCGTACCGGTATCAGAACAGGAACACCGCGGCGGCAAGCACCGTAGTAAAACTCCCGTCGCTGTTTATTACAGCCGTTTGCGTTATACTGTTCGCCCGGACTATCTTATCGCTCAGCTGGTAGATCTTCTTATTCTCGTCCCACGATTTCTCCTCGTCGAACTCAAGCCCCAGGGTGGAAGCAAGCATGGCCGTCGCGAGATCCTCCGCGTAATCACCAGCCGTCTTTTCGTTCTGTCCATACGAATGATGTTCACTCAGGTATCCATAAGCGTTGGCGTCGGCGGGGACCGCGCACCCTACACTCGCGGCTACGAGCCTGTGTGGCTCGTTCGAAGAACATCTGGCCATGACCGTGAACGTTATCATCCCTGCCTGAAGCTCTTTTATCCCTTCGTTCCTGGAAACCACCTGGCACGACGGTGGAAGTATGCTGGATACCGTTACGAGGTTACATCTTTCTATCCCCGCGTCACGGAGCGCCAGCTCAAAACTCCTGAGTTCCGCCTTATGCGTACCTACACCTTTGGTAAAGAAAACCCTTTTTGGAACAAACTCATCTTTTCTGGTTAAGATGGACATTTTCCTCCTTAAGATTTAATGATACGCTCATCGTCAGCTCACATTGTGCATATTTTACAACAAAAGACGCGTAGGGGAAGTATTTTTATCGTTTTTTTTCATTTCGCGATCTTATCGTGGGTCCGCGCGCCTCCCGTTCCGCTCATACTACCGTCAAGAACGACCATATTCGCCGATCAGGCTTCCGGCAAGAACAGCCACACACCCGGGATGAAGAGATGGCATGTCCGGCGCCTTTCCTCCTCAAGATAAATGTTCCCTCTATAGGCTATCCCTGCTATAATGATTAATGTTATCACGGCCACTATCCATGTCCACACGGACTTTTCCGCAACATGCTTGTGATAATGACCTTAAAACCCACACACAGAAAAGGCGGTGTTCGATATGAGGACCGGAGAACTTGCTGAACTTATCGGAGGGGTCGTTGACGGGGATGGCCAGATCGACATAACGGGCTTGGGCGGCATCGATAAGGCACGCGAAGGTGACCTTACTTTCGCCATGAACGAGACTCTTCTTTCTAAGGCCGAAAAGAGCGGGGCATCATGCGTCCTGACCGGGAAGGACATGCGCAGGTCTTCTAAAACCCTTATTCGCGTAAGCAATCCAAAACTTTCGTTCCTTATCATCTACAACACGTTCAACACTCCTAAGGACAGAGAATCGTTCATACACCCTCTCGCGAATGTAGCCAAATCGGCCGAGCTTGGCAAGAACGTCTGGATCGATTCCGGAGCGTCAGTGGGAGAAAAGGTCAAGATAGGCGATCATGTGATAATCGAAAGTAACGCCAGTATAAAAAAGAATTGTGAAATAGGTTCGTTCTGCCACATCCACCCGAATGTCTCTATTTATGAGAATTCCGTACTAGGCAAGAACGTAACACTGCATAGTGGCGCCACTATAGGCGCGGACGGGTTCGGCTATGTAAAAGATAACGGCAAGATATACAAATTCCCGCAACTTGGGGCCGTTATCATAGAGGATAATGTCGAGATAGGCGCGGGCACGACCGTGGACAGGGGCTCACTGGGTGACACCGTGATAGGCGCGAACTCTAAGATCGACAACCTCTGCCAGATAGCCCACAACGTCAGGATCGGCAGGAACTTCCTCATGGCCGCCCAATGCGGTATATCCGGCAGCACCGTTATAGGGGACGATGTGACCATCGGCGGACAGGTCGGGCTGTCCGACAACATAGTCATAGGGAACAATGTTACTGTCGGGGCCAAAAGCGCCGTTATAAAGGATGTCCCCGACGATTCAATAGTATGGGGCATCCCGGCAAGGCCGATAAGCCAGACAAAACGCCAAATGGCAGTCCTGTCGTGGCTATCCAAGAATTTCAAGCTTCTGAAGAAAATGTCGGACTGACCCTGTTCCTCAAAGAAAAGGATTATCCCCGAGTAACCTGGTGAGCTTCCATTCCCCTTTTTCTTTCTTAAAAACAAAAGTAGAAACGCCCTCGGTCATTACTGAATTCCCGGCATCCTTGTCCTGAACGGTCTTCTGCCACTTGAACCCTAAGGCGATCGTATCCCCTTCACGAGAAACTTTGTCCATGAAATGATCCATTCCAAGCACTATGGAATCATAATATGACTCCGCGACGCTATTGGCCAATTGCATACGGTCCGGGGCATAATCATTGGAAACGACAGCAAGGAACCCGGAAATGGTAAAATTTTCGTAGGCATCGATGACTCTGGACACAAGCTCCTCTCCGAGCTCTCTGTCGACGGCGCTTATGTCCTTCCCCTCAACGGGCGCGCCCATGCTCATGGCCGTAACGGAGAACATGATCAGCGTAACGATAGACATGGCAAGTACTTTTGTCCTGGTCATAAAGCGCCTCCTAAAAGTTGGTGGCAATCTTGATTATATATCTGTCTTCGGTATAACTCTGCGTGCCGTCCTCGTGGCGGTACATGTTATCCTCGAACCTGAACGTTAATCTTGTAGCGCGTTTTTTGTCTATAGTAAAGACGAGTTCAGCATAATTCCTTGTGTTCGTAAGATTACTGGCCGGGCCCGACCCGTCGAACTCGTGAACATTATTGGACGCCCGGAACACACATCTATCGCTTATATCGTAGTTCACGCTAAAAGCGTTATTGAAGGTGACATCCGGGTTGCTATCGGTCTTGACCGACCTGAAATCGGTGGAAATATCATCGGACACATATAACCGTCTTCCGAAAAGCTTGAACTCTACGCCAAAGTTGACAAGTATGCGGTTGAACAGTTCCGTCCCCGAACCGTTATTGGCTATATCCAGGTATTCTCTGTATTCATATCCGAACCCATAGTTCATCTTGCCGCCATCGAGCGTATCGTTCACCGCGAAACCAAAAGTGTTCGTCTGGGATTCCAATGTATTATACCTGTCATCCGAGTCCCGGTTAAGCAGGTTGACATAGGGTCTTATTGAGAATTCGGGCTTCCCCTTCAACGGCCTTATATGCGCCGACATATATTTCTCGTCGTTCGTGGTCCTTTTCGCCTGTTTGCTCCCGGGAAGATGGTCCCAGTAATAGTTCTGGACCAGTGAAATGCTCAGGCCCGGCAATATCTTCCAATCAAAACTTACCTGGTGTTGCTCTTTATCCGGCATGGCCGATCCCGCGTCCGTATAGAATTTAGGGGTTACGTAATAGTACAGGTATTTTACGCGTGCGTCCTTAATCTTGAGTTCGGGTTGCAGCCTGAACGCGGAACCGTACTGCGTATCACATAAAGGATCCCTTTCGTTGTACCTGTACGCACTCTGCGCGACCTCATAGGCCACCTTGAAGTCTTTTACCGGGGACATCTCCCCGTCGATACTCCCGACGGTATTGTTCATATCGATCGCGGACGTATCCTGGTCTATGCTGCCCTTATCGTCCTGGGAGGTGACCGCCTGTACTCCTAGGCTGAAAAAAGGGAAACCGTAATTATTGCGGAACACATACTCGGCCATGCCGCCTACAACATTCCTCTGGTACATGTTACTGGAAGGATCCGCCTGGCTCTTTCTGCCGGCCACGAACCTGTATGTTTGTCCTTTTTCATGTGCTATCTTTACATTGAGGCCCTCCAGGCTCTGTCCCAGGACGAATTGGCTGAAATCGCCATAGAAGTCGCCGAACTGCACCATGTTGTCCTTATTAAATACCCGCAGGTCCAGCTGTTTAAGCCTTACGTCTTTCCGGCTTTCTATGCGGTGGTCGTCCGTTTTTCTGAAGAATGTCTGCCCTTCGAAACTATAATCATCCCATAGCTTTTCCTGGATGTTCAGGTTAAGCTCCGTCACGGAAAACCCTCCCTCTTTGAGGAAAGACTTGTCTTTGTTCCCATAAACGTTATTGGCGTTAAACTCCTGGGATATGGTCCCGCTTATGCGCCCCGACCTGTCCGGCCCGTATTCTCCGTATGATCCAAAGTCAAAAAGGTCCTTGACCCGATCCTGTACGGTGAATGACGCGTTCTTGGCGTCACCGTTCCCTCCCTGGTTCCCTCCAAGATAATAAACCTCCGCGGCATATGACCACGGTACCGCTAACATCAAAGATAACCCAAAGGAAACCGCGCTTATCTTGCTTATACCCTTCAACTTCACACCTCTTTCTTATGTTAAATACCCGCCCCTGCCTGAATATGCCTGTATCGCGGATACATATCCTTTAATTTGTGGCTATGTTCCTGCTGCCATCCGTCTGGATGGCATAATCAAAAGTAACGGTCGAGCTCACGCCCACGTTGTCCGTATAATTCGTTATACGCACCTTGCCGTAATATCCCTCCGACGTACGTATAAGGTACACTTTCCCCGGCAAGGGATTGACCGTTCCGGCATCTACCACATCCGGGGCCGTCGTAAGCTCTCCGTAGGTATATGTGGCGGTAACGTCCTGTATCCTTGCCCCGTTCTGTGACCAGAACTGGTCCGCGTATTCGAGATCTATGTCGGCGTTGGGGTTCCCACCCTGGCCGGGCGCTACGTCGGGATTACCGGCGGTGAAGTCAAAACCCCTCGCCCCGGCCGGCCCGCCGGGAACACAAGTGACAGTACCCTGCCGCGTGCTTATAGGCGCGCCTCCAGAGGATAATCCGCCGTTTTCTTCGGTATCACCCGCGCCAGGCTGCACCGGGTTGCGTGAGTTCCTGGCTTCCGTTATCTGCTCTACCACGCTCTGGCTGAGCCCGCTGGCCTCGGCTATTTCGGGCGAAAGCGTGGCGTAAATAAGGTTCCCCCGCAAGTTATACAGTTTCATTTTCCCGTCCTCGAACACGAACACCATTACGGTATTCCCGGACGTCCTCTGCTGCTGGCCCGTTTTATATACTACTTGGGACTTGTTCCATTTCGTCTCGACCGAGAAATAATC includes:
- a CDS encoding NifB/NifX family molybdenum-iron cluster-binding protein translates to MRICITAEKDSLDSRVDPRFGRCGYFLIFDTESGEKEFVENSDRDGTGGVGIRAGQYMAQQKVKAVLTGNVGPNAFQTLSASGIEVITGVSGTVEDAIGAYKAGRTKTSAGPSVEPHFGTQKEEGQ
- a CDS encoding Fur family transcriptional regulator → MQGRAGRAGRCGENWGHRFRGCGYRFTAPRKAIIDVLQCTPGHLSAEDIYMKVHEMCPQIGLTTVYRTLEVLTDMGLLSKFDFGDGRARYESVNGAGTKHHHHLVCTGCRRVIDYSEFVDDEIEFLERAEKGLSKKYRFEIKGHLIQFYGLCDKCKDKDGKRR
- a CDS encoding NifB/NifX family molybdenum-iron cluster-binding protein is translated as MGEDMKIAISTDGEVVSEHFGRCPSFTIVDIQEGKVGVKEVISNPGHHPGFLPEFLGGKGVECIIAGGMGQRAIQLFSERGIQVIVGVNGAIDEVMLEMAKGKLHGGDSSCKPGAGKGYGLDKTVCDHGDGH
- a CDS encoding arginine decarboxylase, pyruvoyl-dependent, producing the protein MSILTRKDEFVPKRVFFTKGVGTHKAELRSFELALRDAGIERCNLVTVSSILPPSCQVVSRNEGIKELQAGMITFTVMARCSSNEPHRLVAASVGCAVPADANAYGYLSEHHSYGQNEKTAGDYAEDLATAMLASTLGLEFDEEKSWDENKKIYQLSDKIVRANSITQTAVINSDGSFTTVLAAAVFLF
- a CDS encoding ATP-binding protein; protein product: MIISVASGKGGTGKTTVSTALALSLPGPVQLLDCDAEEPNAHIFIKPDIKRTEDVFIYVPRIDEDICTLCGRCAEVCAYNAIAVLPGSGRTAGRALVFRELCHGCGSCRYFCPENAIKEEKRKVGVVEVGYRGELEFVHGRMNIGEAMSPPVIRAVKHKLNKGRTVIVDAPPGTTCPVITAIHGSDACVLVTEPTPFGLHDLRLTVEVIKKMDIPFGVVINRHGLGDERTEEYCAQEGIPVLMKIPFSKEIAAEYSRGISIVEAFPEYRDEFAGLVKKLEEEMSR
- a CDS encoding ATP-binding protein codes for the protein MKQVVVISGKGGTGKTVITASFAAIARSKVMVDCDVDAADLHLLLDPATRQNGMFKSGKTAEINPEKCVKCGLCRGICRFRAVTADFKVDPISCEGCAFCSFICPEKAIEMKENVTGEWFVSDTRFGPMVHARLGIAEENSGKLVSLVKGKAKEIAEKDGHEWVIVDGSPGIGCPVIASLSGANAAIVVTEPTLSGLHDAKRVVAMARHFNVPVMFIINKYDLNERMADDIRAYCCGEKIDVIARIGFDEDVVKAMVEGKTIIEYAENVTTRAIREAWEAVTSIGAG
- a CDS encoding peptidylprolyl isomerase, which produces MGRLIRLLSVVITISSIYGCANAEGGDMTVEKGRTVTFDYTLTVDGEVVDTSRGKEPLEYVQGESGLIPGLTKRMEGMRTGEERKITVPSAEAYGEIRGEAFREIPRSRLPEGMEPAAGIMLQAEQQDGGVVPVRISEVRDDVVVIDFNHPLAGKDLLFEVKIVSVK
- a CDS encoding DUF5320 domain-containing protein codes for the protein MPGFDGTGPAGVGPMTGGGRGYCVMPSDRPVVAGGGMGIRGRGGRGRRNRYYATGLTGWQRAGYYGYPAGHVTAREEKGMLKAEAEALEAQLGDIRARIAELEKSDEQ
- a CDS encoding radical SAM protein, with the protein product MVMIKKTMDTNEKLRVLSRDSRYDLACACATRQDEHRKRSETDKWIYPVTFPDGRRTFLFKTLLSNECVNNCKYCPLRAGRDVPRCGLVPEELARTFLSYYRARKVSGLFLSSGVGGKPDAVMDGINRTAGALRRSGFRGYIHLKIIPGASDAAVRRSLSLATAVSINVETATAARFRELSTTKDFKNDIVRPLKLISRLTARGGEFSRVKQTTQFVVGAASDTDEEIVKASWGLYRNLGLCRVYFSAYQRGAGASDLPGEVSGGSNADLLTREHRLYQVDWLMRKYGFTADEIPFGSGGKLSLECDPKEAWAKAHPEFFPVDVNRDEVSRLLRVPGFGEVTVEKIREARKCGLKIRSIEDLGRQTRILKKAMSYVVF
- the lpxD gene encoding UDP-3-O-(3-hydroxymyristoyl)glucosamine N-acyltransferase, with product MRTGELAELIGGVVDGDGQIDITGLGGIDKAREGDLTFAMNETLLSKAEKSGASCVLTGKDMRRSSKTLIRVSNPKLSFLIIYNTFNTPKDRESFIHPLANVAKSAELGKNVWIDSGASVGEKVKIGDHVIIESNASIKKNCEIGSFCHIHPNVSIYENSVLGKNVTLHSGATIGADGFGYVKDNGKIYKFPQLGAVIIEDNVEIGAGTTVDRGSLGDTVIGANSKIDNLCQIAHNVRIGRNFLMAAQCGISGSTVIGDDVTIGGQVGLSDNIVIGNNVTVGAKSAVIKDVPDDSIVWGIPARPISQTKRQMAVLSWLSKNFKLLKKMSD